Proteins encoded within one genomic window of Diorhabda sublineata isolate icDioSubl1.1 chromosome 1, icDioSubl1.1, whole genome shotgun sequence:
- the LOC130449657 gene encoding trehalase-like isoform X1 has translation MLLCFIFKVFLLYFFSSEMPLNMKILFTLVATLFGCQNGWTAILTELCSSQVYCQGSLLDKIQSARIFSDSKTFVDLVQKNPENITLKNFEELLANTNNDPNKDEITQFVKDNFIPEGELVPWIPSDFEENPRFLNYITNPEVKDFAKKLYNIWPKLAKKMNNLNNPSQHSLIPIPNGFIIPGGRFKEIYYWDSYWIVKGLLITGMQTTAKGMLENLLFLVRRYGFVPNGSRVYYLNRSQPPLLSLLVGVYLDATNDTAFLKSHVDTLEQELNWWLENRFVYVQKGKTKHELVQYAVKYQTPRPESYAEDINTCSSFTDKAQCYRDLRSAAESGWDFSTRWFKDQDGNRTTQLTNITTTKIVPVDLNSFMCAAFGQLSRFYKILNNETKNLEYNQKEMTWRNSIQEVFYNVSDGIWYDWDLETSKHRKGFYLSNFAPLWAKSYNISQRDSYGSKAVEYLISLKADTYPGGVPTSLIESSQQWDLPNVWPPLQEMVVLGLDYTDNKEAKLVADSIANKILKTFMVGMNKTGEMFEKYDAVTLGRYGGGGEYTVQSGFGWSNGVAFSMIERLFMKQ, from the exons ATGTTACTGTGTTTTATATTCaaagtgtttttattatattttttttcgtctGAG ATGCCGTTGAATATGAAGATTTTATTCACATTGGTAGCGACTCTTTTCGGCTGTCAGAACGGTTGGACTGCAATATTAACCGAACTTTGCTCAAGTCAAGTTTACTGTCAAGGAAGTTTATTGGATAAGATTCAGAGTGCAAGAATTTTCAGTGACTCAAAAACTTTTGTAGATTTAGTTCAAAAGAATCCTGAAAATATTACtctcaaaaattttgaagaGCTATTAGCAAATACTAATAATGATCCGAATAAAGATGAAATAACTCAATTCGTAAAAGACAATTTTATTCCAGAAGGTGAGCTAGTTCCCTGGATACCCTCTGATTTCGAAGAGAATCCTAggtttttaaattatatcacaAATCCTGAAGTTAAAGATTTCGCTAAGAAATTGTATAACATTTGGCCTAAACTAGcgaagaaaatgaataatttaaataatccAAGTCAACATTCTCTGATACCTATACCAAATGGTTTTATTATACCGGGCGGAcgatttaaagaaatttattactGGGATTCTTATTGGATTGTCAAAGGATTGCTTATCACGGGAATGCAAACAACAGCGAAGGGAATGCTGGAAAACTTACTTTTCTTAGTGAGAAG ATATGGATTCGTTCCAAATGGAAGCCGTGTATATTACTTAAACCGATCGCAACCGCCTCTTCTGTCATTACTGGTAGGAGTTTACTTAGACGCTACAAATGATACAGCATTTTTGAAGTCACACGTTGATACACTTGAACAAGAATTGAATTGGTGGCTAGAAAATAGATTTGTTTATGTACAAAAGGGCAAAACGAAACACGAATTAGTGCAATATGCTGTTAAATATCAAACTCCGAGACCCGAATCTTATGCGGAGGACATTAATACTTGTAGTTCTTTCACAGATAAA GCACAGTGTTATAGAGATCTAAGAAGTGCTGCTGAGTCCGGTTGGGACTTTTCAACAAGATGGTTTAAAGACCAAGATGGAAATAGAACGACTCAACTAACTAATATAACTACAACCAAAATAGTACCAGtagatttaaattcatttatgtGTGCAGCTTTCGGACAACTTTCaaggttttataaaattttaaataatgaaacaaagAATTTGGAATATAATCAAAAGGAAATGACGTGGAGAAATTCTATTCAAGAAGTTTTCTACAACGTTTCGGACGGTATTTGGTATGATTGGGATTTAGAAACTAGCAAGCATAGGAAAGGATTTTATCTCAGTAATTTTGCTCCCCTTTGGGCAAAATCCTATAACATTTCACAGCGTGACTCCTACGGTTCTAAAGCAGTTGAATATCTCATTTCTCTAAAAGCAGATACTTATCCTGGTGGAGTTCCAACTTCCTTAATAGAGAGTAGTCAACAATGGGATTTGCCGAACGTTTGGCCTCCGTTACAGGAAATGGTTGTTTTGGGTTTAGATTATACCGACAATAAAGAAGCTAAATTGGTCGCCGATTCAATAgctaacaaaatattgaaaacttttatgGTAGGGATGAATAAAACGGGCGAAATGTTCGAAAAATATGATGCAGTTACTCTTGGGCGATATGGTGGTGGTGGCGAATATACAGTTCAATCTGGATTTGGATGGAGTAATGGTGTAGCGTTCTCTATGATAGAAAGattatttatgaaacaataA
- the LOC130449657 gene encoding trehalase-like isoform X2, with the protein MPLNMKILFTLVATLFGCQNGWTAILTELCSSQVYCQGSLLDKIQSARIFSDSKTFVDLVQKNPENITLKNFEELLANTNNDPNKDEITQFVKDNFIPEGELVPWIPSDFEENPRFLNYITNPEVKDFAKKLYNIWPKLAKKMNNLNNPSQHSLIPIPNGFIIPGGRFKEIYYWDSYWIVKGLLITGMQTTAKGMLENLLFLVRRYGFVPNGSRVYYLNRSQPPLLSLLVGVYLDATNDTAFLKSHVDTLEQELNWWLENRFVYVQKGKTKHELVQYAVKYQTPRPESYAEDINTCSSFTDKAQCYRDLRSAAESGWDFSTRWFKDQDGNRTTQLTNITTTKIVPVDLNSFMCAAFGQLSRFYKILNNETKNLEYNQKEMTWRNSIQEVFYNVSDGIWYDWDLETSKHRKGFYLSNFAPLWAKSYNISQRDSYGSKAVEYLISLKADTYPGGVPTSLIESSQQWDLPNVWPPLQEMVVLGLDYTDNKEAKLVADSIANKILKTFMVGMNKTGEMFEKYDAVTLGRYGGGGEYTVQSGFGWSNGVAFSMIERLFMKQ; encoded by the exons ATGCCGTTGAATATGAAGATTTTATTCACATTGGTAGCGACTCTTTTCGGCTGTCAGAACGGTTGGACTGCAATATTAACCGAACTTTGCTCAAGTCAAGTTTACTGTCAAGGAAGTTTATTGGATAAGATTCAGAGTGCAAGAATTTTCAGTGACTCAAAAACTTTTGTAGATTTAGTTCAAAAGAATCCTGAAAATATTACtctcaaaaattttgaagaGCTATTAGCAAATACTAATAATGATCCGAATAAAGATGAAATAACTCAATTCGTAAAAGACAATTTTATTCCAGAAGGTGAGCTAGTTCCCTGGATACCCTCTGATTTCGAAGAGAATCCTAggtttttaaattatatcacaAATCCTGAAGTTAAAGATTTCGCTAAGAAATTGTATAACATTTGGCCTAAACTAGcgaagaaaatgaataatttaaataatccAAGTCAACATTCTCTGATACCTATACCAAATGGTTTTATTATACCGGGCGGAcgatttaaagaaatttattactGGGATTCTTATTGGATTGTCAAAGGATTGCTTATCACGGGAATGCAAACAACAGCGAAGGGAATGCTGGAAAACTTACTTTTCTTAGTGAGAAG ATATGGATTCGTTCCAAATGGAAGCCGTGTATATTACTTAAACCGATCGCAACCGCCTCTTCTGTCATTACTGGTAGGAGTTTACTTAGACGCTACAAATGATACAGCATTTTTGAAGTCACACGTTGATACACTTGAACAAGAATTGAATTGGTGGCTAGAAAATAGATTTGTTTATGTACAAAAGGGCAAAACGAAACACGAATTAGTGCAATATGCTGTTAAATATCAAACTCCGAGACCCGAATCTTATGCGGAGGACATTAATACTTGTAGTTCTTTCACAGATAAA GCACAGTGTTATAGAGATCTAAGAAGTGCTGCTGAGTCCGGTTGGGACTTTTCAACAAGATGGTTTAAAGACCAAGATGGAAATAGAACGACTCAACTAACTAATATAACTACAACCAAAATAGTACCAGtagatttaaattcatttatgtGTGCAGCTTTCGGACAACTTTCaaggttttataaaattttaaataatgaaacaaagAATTTGGAATATAATCAAAAGGAAATGACGTGGAGAAATTCTATTCAAGAAGTTTTCTACAACGTTTCGGACGGTATTTGGTATGATTGGGATTTAGAAACTAGCAAGCATAGGAAAGGATTTTATCTCAGTAATTTTGCTCCCCTTTGGGCAAAATCCTATAACATTTCACAGCGTGACTCCTACGGTTCTAAAGCAGTTGAATATCTCATTTCTCTAAAAGCAGATACTTATCCTGGTGGAGTTCCAACTTCCTTAATAGAGAGTAGTCAACAATGGGATTTGCCGAACGTTTGGCCTCCGTTACAGGAAATGGTTGTTTTGGGTTTAGATTATACCGACAATAAAGAAGCTAAATTGGTCGCCGATTCAATAgctaacaaaatattgaaaacttttatgGTAGGGATGAATAAAACGGGCGAAATGTTCGAAAAATATGATGCAGTTACTCTTGGGCGATATGGTGGTGGTGGCGAATATACAGTTCAATCTGGATTTGGATGGAGTAATGGTGTAGCGTTCTCTATGATAGAAAGattatttatgaaacaataA